The DNA region ATGACTGGAAAGTCTATCTTACCTTGTCAGAGACATTTAGAAAAAATAACTTCTTACTAATGCTTACAACGATAACGAGTGTTTTATGATAATTTGATCCGAACTGATGGTTTGAAATCTGGAACGTAAGTCTTAAAAAGGTATTTTAAAGACTTAAGCAATGTCAAATATTATACATGAAAAAAGCATTATACAATTATCCGTGAAAAGAAACACTTGGCAATGTCTCAAATATTATACATGATGAAAAGAAACACTTTGCAATGTCAAATATTATACATGAAAACAAACACTTTGCAATATCAAATATCGGAAAAACGAGTTATTTCCCCCCCAACAACTATCGTATCTTGCTGAATAGAGCCTGAACTATGGACACGAGCTATATATCCCTGTCCACTATGATCAACACCTATTTCTTCCCAAATTGAAAGTTCTACACTTATATCACCCAGAATTAAACATTTGAGATGTAATTACACCTAATCCTCGGTTTGTCATGGTTTACTATTTGCTTAACCGGCTAACAAAAAGCCTAAACCAATTTAGACCAGATTAAACCTGATTTGATCCGAATTTATCAAGATAACCATAATTTGACCcgattgttttcaatttttagtgGTTTTGACCCGACTAAACATTGTTTGAAACCCAAAATCATCGAGAGAACCCTAACTTGAGAAATccccaaaaagagaaaaaccctaaagagCGAATCCGAGTTGAGTCGATTTGATGGCGTTAATCGAGAGAGATCCCGGCGGCCCGACGCCTGATTAcgacgaagaaggtgaagataGAGACCAATTTCACATCGAGCAGCTGGTTGAGGAGTTTGTCGATGAACCTCCAATCCGCCACCATATGTACCCAAAGAGTGAAGACGACGGTGACGATGGTCCAGTAAGAGCTCGTACGAATATAAGGCGTGGTAATGGGGAGTTGTTCTACAAGCAGGCGTTTTTCAATGGGGTGGCTTTCAAGGAGGCGGTTCTTGATTATGTTCTCAAAACTGGAAGAAATCTAAAGCAGTATAGGTATGATAAAGCGAAAATAGGGTTCAAATGTGTTGGTGTTAATGATGAGGATGGATCTAAATGTGAGTGGAAGGTTTATGCGTCAATTCTGTCGAATGATAAGATGTGGAGGATCAATAGGATCATGGATAAGCATAGTTGTATTCCAAATGGAGAGTGTGAGATGTTAACAGTGCCTCATATAGCtaggttgtttgttgataagaTTAGGGATGATCCTGAGTACTTCATGCCAAGGAAGATTGAAGAAATTGTAAAGACAGATTGGAAGATCAGTATCACTAGGCCTCAGTGTCAAGCTGCTAGGAAGACTGCTTTAAAGTGGATTGAGAGGGAGTATGATGAGCAGTtccatagattaagagattatgcaGCTGAGATTATGGAAGCAAACCCGAATTCACATGTTGAGGTCGAATGTATTACGAATGATGATGGTAAAGACATGTTCAACAggttctatgtttgttttgacaACATTAGAAGAACATGGATGGCGACTTGTAGGCCGATCATAGGAATTGATGGTTGCTTTTTGAAAAATAGAATTAAGGGTCAGCTATTGGTAGCTTTAGGTAGGGATGCAAACAATGGTATATATCCAATAGCATGGGGAGTTGTAAAGGTTGAGAACACTGACAATTGGGTATGGTTTGCGAAGTTGTTGAAAGAAGACCTTGGGTTAAACGATGGTGATGGATTCATTATGATGTCCGATAGGCAAAAGGCAAGTTTCAtgttcttatttaatttgtgtCTTGTTGTTACTTTGTgtcttatttaatttgtgtCTTGTTTAATTTGTCTCAGGGATTGATCAAGGCTGTTTCTCTGGAGTTACCAAAGATAGAGCATCGGATGTGTGTTCAACACATCTACGGTAACTTGAAAAAGGCTCATGGAAATAAAGCCCGACTGAAGCCACTACTTTGGGATTTGGCATGGTCTTACAATGAGTCATAGTATCTACGACATTTGGAGAGGATATTTGCTTATGATTCTCGGGTTTACAGTGATGTAATGAGGACAAATCCAAAGAGTTGGTGTAGGGCATTCCACAAGGTTGGTAATTACTGCGAAAATGTCGACAATAACTCGACAGAGTCTTTTAACAGTTCTATCAACAAGGCAAGAGAGAAGCCTTTTTTGCCATGTTAGAGACAATAAGACGACTGGCCATGGTGCGAATTGCAAAGAGGTCTACAATATCTCATTCTCACACAGGTAAATTTCATCTTATCCTTATGTATTACTTGTTGTGTTTCTAGATTCTCTTGTTTTTCACAAATGTTTTCAGGAATCTGTACTCCATATGTTGTTAAGTTTCTTGCGGCTGAGCACAAAGCAGCATCTACGGCTAAGGTATCAACAGGCACAAATAGGACCTTTGAAGTCAAAGTCAGTGGAGACACTCACCGTGTTTGTCTAAAGAAGATGACTTGTACCTGTCAGAAGTGGCAAATATGTGGCATCTCATGTGAGCATGCATATGGTCTCATCATTGATAATAAGCTAACGGCTGAGAACTACGTTTGTCAGTGGTTCCAAACAGCTTTATGGAGAAGAAACTATGAAGAAGGACTAACTCCACAAAGAAGTGCAAAGTTTTGGCCTTGTACAAATGGGAATAAGGTGTATGCAGAACCACCTGAGGAAAAACAAACCAAGGCtgacaagaaaaggaagaaaggtGTCAATGAGCCACCAACTAAGAAGcaaccaaaacagaaaaaaaaagaataatgcaTTGTGGCATTTGTGGGGAAGCTAACCATAACTCTAGGTTCCATAAGTCTAAATTTGCTCAGGTATGATAATTTGCTTTGATGTTTTCAGTTTCTAACTTTTCTTTCGGTTACTAACTCTAATGCCATGTTTTTTTCAGCCTTCTCGACAGCCTACTCAACCTGAACCAAGTCAAGGATCACTCACTCAAGCTTGATCAAGAACCTACTTATTACTAGGGTGCTAATTTTGTGGTTGCCTAGATACAGATTTTCGACCACATGAACTCTTTTCTTCCCCTAGGTCGCTTAGTGTCTTTTGTCTCCAATGGTGAATTTTGTGGTTGCTCATGTTGTATTTTCGACCACATATACTCTTGCCTTTCCTAACTCTTTTGTATGATCTATTTCGTTTCAAATGATGATCGTTTATGACATTTAATTTCATCTCTTTTGATGATCGTTTGAAACACAACAAATGTAGCTTCATCTTTGACACAAGATTTcattgacaaacaaacaaacatgaccATACACCATGTGTTCAACCAACTACTTTGCTTATACAAGCTAACAATACAACACACATCATCTTCTTATTCCATATTTGGCTTCACCTAAACCATCTTCAACCTTCTCCAAGacctccttctccatcttctcataaACCACAGTATCAAACTCCAACCTATATGTCCTAAGCTCTTTCAGTTGTTGCTCAAGTCCAGCATTCTTCATAGCCAATGCATCTACCTCATTCAGCAAAGCTTCATCGACCCACTTGAACACATGTTCATCGTTCCGAAGCTGCCATTACCCAATTATTAGTACCAACCAAAATCATGAGACAAGAGGATAAAAGCACAAATTTTACCTTATTTGTTGCAGAAAAACTACAACGGTAGTATCTCCGGTAAGGATTTGGATCAGATTTCGAGATCAAAGCTACAACAGCTTCCCCGCACCAACATCTCTTTGACACACCGAACACTCTTCCTCTCGCACGAGAACTGGATGATCCGGTCGAATTGCTCATTCTGAATCTCGAATTTGGTAATGGGAAcccagaaaagaagaaagaagaaaatcagTGCCAAATCGATAGTAGGGTTcgtgatttttgaaaattgggGATTTGTGGGTTCATGGGTCGTAACAGGGTAAGGAATCGGGTCTTTAATGGttcaatttttggtttatatggTTTGGTATTGGGTTCGAAAGCTAAACCAATGCAATTTTAATTCGGGGTGATATAAGTGTAGAACTTTCAATTTGGGGAGAAATAGGTGTCGATCATAGTGGACAGGGATATATAGCTCGTGTCCATAGTTCGGGCTCCATTCAGCAAGATACGATAGTTCTTGGGGGAAATAGCTCGTTTTTCTGTCAAATATTATATGAGAAAAGAAACACTTAGCTatgtcaaatattatacaagaaaagaaacactTAGCTATATATGTCAAATGTTATACATGAAAATAAACACTTAGCTATATGTCAAATGTTATACATGAAAAGAAACACTTTGTAATGTCATATATTATACAAGGACTGAGGGAGAAATCACGGGGAGGCAGGTGTCTGAGGGTCTTTGTTGCAAGATTGAACACAGGAAAATGACCGCGCAAGAGAAACTCTTGAAAACACCAAATCAAGCTGAGGGGAGAAACCACTGCGCATCCTTGAGTTTTAAGGTGGAGCCACTGAGGAAGCGTTTGATGGTCCTTGTTGCAATATTGTACACACATATGTCGAGGCATGGAACATAACAACCCCGGTGACCGAAACGGTCATTACGGGTGAAATAAATGGAGTTTGGCTCAATACCAAGGGTAGGGTCAGCAGGCACGGTGATACCCAAATCGAAAAACAGGGCCTCATCACCTAGACATTCAACCTCAACAAGGCTGGAGTTCCGGTCCTTAGGATCACTCTTGAAGACGCGGAAGATCCTAGAGCTTTCACAGACAGGTTCGTAAGCCCTGGTATAGACCAACAAAACGTCTCTTGATGTTGTAACAGCAATGCTATCGCCAGATGAGATAAGCTTTTTTACTCCCGTTATTCCCAAATCACCACTAGGCCGCCTAGATGGCTTCCACATTTGAAAGCTAGGGAGCGGATACACATCCTTGAAACCACCTTGTCCAGACAAATCCAGTTGTCGAATGTAGCAACGGTGCGACAGGTAGTAAAGACGGTGACCTTTGAGCACCACATCTTGTAGGCCTCGGAACTCCCTGGGAACATGGACCTTGTTCCGTATTAGAATATTGCGGTAATGGAAAACCCCATTCCTGCAAAAGCCTAAAAACTGGCCTTCCTGAAATTGCCACACAACAACATAGTCaactccattcttcttcttgtcgtCTACCCACAAAAGACCTCTCAGATATTTGGTAGTGATAGGACACGAAGCAGCAGGCATATAaggtttaattaaatcaacgGTGAATTCATTATCTTCTACTCGCTCAACTTTATAAAGGCTTGTATCACAACAAAAGAACTTTCAGCTTCCTCAAGACAACTTCCTCTTGACCCTTATCCTCTTCTTGAACTTATCTTCCCTCTTGAACCTTCAGCTTCTTTACAACCCTCATCTTCCTGAACACAACGTTGATGACAAACCTCCTCAACTACTTCATCTTCCTGAACACAACGTTGACAACCCTCATCTTCCTGATCACAACTTTGAGGACAAACCTCCTCAActtcctcagcttcttcacAACCCTCATCTTCCTGAACACAACGTTAACGACAAACCTTCTCAACTTCCTCATCTTCCTGAACACAACGTTGACAACAAACCTCCTCAACTTCCTAAAGAAAAACCTGAATACAACCCTGACCCTTTTAGTAGAATACTAGAATTCATCAGATGACCAACCCTTTTAGTAGAATAGGCTGGATACCAACCCTTTTAGTAGAATACTAGAATTCATCAGATGACTAGAAAAGTTTTTGGCTATTATATTCTCTGTATTTATTACAATATATACTAAACTACGTACCCGTTAATAGACACTCTCTTATTATATCCTCAACTTTGCATATTACACactcttattttttcttctctttagctttataatattttttgggaATTTAGGCTGCATAATCAAGAAAACtggaaaaattaaaagaatgacCAGgacaaaaattggatttttcatATGCTCTTGTGATCGTTGTGACGGTACTCTCGATGCTCTCTTCttctacatatttatataacttGTGTAACACTCTATCTTTGTGAGACGCATAGTGAAATTGCTGACAGGCTGGATGACTGGAAACTGGGAAATCTATCTTACCATGACAgagacatttaaaaaaattaactcttTACTAATGCTTACAACGACAACGAGTGTATGATAATTTGATCTGAACTGATGGTTTGAAATCTGGAACGTTAGTCTTAAAAGGTATTTTAAACACTTAGCAATGTCAAatattatgcatgaaaagatttAGTTAGCAATGTCAAATATtatacatgaaaagaaaaagaggataCAAAGAAATGTCAAATATTCGACATGAAAAGAAACACttagtaatatcaaatattatacatgaaaagaaaaggattGAACACAGGAAAATGACCGCGCAAGAGAAACTCTTGAAAACACCAAATCAAGCTGAGGGGAGAAACCACTGCGCATCCTTGAGTTTTAAGGTGGAGCCACTGAGGAAGCGTTTGATGGTCCTTGTTGCAATATTGTACACACATATGTCGAGGCATGGAATATACCAACCCCCGGGACCGAAACGGTCATTACGGGTGAAATAGATGGAGTTTGGCTCAATACCAAGGGTAGGGTCAGCAGGCACGGTGATACCCAAATCGAAAAACAGGGCCTCATCACCTAGAGATTCAACCTCAACAAGGGTGGAGTTCCGGTCCTTAGGATCACTCTTGAAGACGCGGAAGATCCTAGAGCTTTCACAGACAGGCTCGTAAGCCCTGGTATAGACCAACAAAACGTGTCCTGATGTTGTAACAGCAATGCTATCGCCAGATGAGATAAGCTTTTTTACTCCCGTTATTCCCAAATCACCACTAGGCCGCCTAGATGGCTTCCACATTTGAAAGCTAGGGAGCGGATACACATCCTTGAAACCACCTTGTCCAGACAAATCCAGTTGTCGAATGTAGCAACGGTGCGACAGGTAGTAAAGACGGTGACCTTTGAGCACCACATCTTGTAGGCCTCGGAACTCCCTGGGAACATGGACCCTGTTCCGTATTGGAATATCGCGGTAATGGAAATCCCCATTCGTGCAAAAGCCTAAAAACTGGCCTTCCTGAAATTGCCACACAACAACATAGTCgactccattcttcttcttgtcgtCTACCCACAAAAGACCTCTCAGATATTTGGTAGTGGTAGGACACGAAGCA from Camelina sativa cultivar DH55 chromosome 3, Cs, whole genome shotgun sequence includes:
- the LOC104778971 gene encoding uncharacterized protein LOC104778971, yielding MALIERDPGGPTPDYDEEGEDRDQFHIEQLVEEFVDEPPIRHHMYPKSEDDGDDGPVRARTNIRRGNGELFYKQAFFNGVAFKEAVLDYVLKTGRNLKQYRYDKAKIGFKCVGVNDEDGSKCEWKVYASILSNDKMWRINRIMDKHSCIPNGECEMLTVPHIARLFVDKIRDDPEYFMPRKIEEIVKTDWKISITRPQCQAARKTALKWIEREYDEQFHRLRDYAAEIMEANPNSHVEVECITNDDGKDMFNRFYVCFDNIRRTWMATCRPIIGIDGCFLKNRIKGQLLVALGRDANNGIYPIAWGVVKVENTDNWVWFAKLLKEDLGLNDGDGFIMMSDRQKGLIKAVSLELPKIEHRMCVQHIYGICTPYVVKFLAAEHKAASTAKVSTGTNRTFEVKVSGDTHRVCLKKMTCTCQKWQICGISCEHAYGLIIDNKLTAENYVCQWFQTALWRRNYEEGLTPQRSAKFWPCTNGNKVYAEPPEEKQTKADKKRKKGVNEPPTKKQPKQKKKE
- the LOC104778972 gene encoding uncharacterized protein At4g04775-like, with amino-acid sequence MSNSTGSSSSRARGRVFGVSKRCWCGEAVVALISKSDPNPYRRYYRCSFSATNKLRNDEHVFKWVDEALLNEVDALAMKNAGLEQQLKELRTYRLEFDTVVYEKMEKEVLEKVEDGLGEAKYGIRR
- the LOC104778973 gene encoding F-box protein At5g25290-like, whose protein sequence is MRKLRRFVVNVVFRKMRVVKKLRKLRRFVLKVVIRKMRVVNVVFRKMNLYKVERVEDNEFTVDLIKPYMPAASCPITTKYLRGLLWVDDKKKNGVDYVVVWQFQEGQFLGFCRNGVFHYRNILIRNKVHVPREFRGLQDVVLKGHRLYYLSHRCYIRQLDLSGQGGFKDVYPLPSFQMWKPSRRPSGDLGITGVKKLISSGDSIAVTTSRDVLLVYTRAYEPVCESSRIFRVFKSDPKDRNSSLVEVECLGDEALFFDLGITVPADPTLGIEPNSIYFTRNDRFGHRGCYVPCLDICVYNIATRTIKRFLSGSTLKLKDAQWFLPSA
- the LOC104777114 gene encoding F-box protein At5g25290-like, with the translated sequence MWKPSRRPSGDLGITGVKKLISSGDSIAVTTSGHVLLVYTRAYEPVCESSRIFRVFKSDPKDRNSTLVEVESLGDEALFFDLGITVPADPTLGIEPNSIYFTRNDRFGPGGWYIPCLDICVYNIATRTIKRFLSGSTLKLKDAQWFLPSA